A single Cryptosporangium phraense DNA region contains:
- a CDS encoding TetR/AcrR family transcriptional regulator, translated as MNEPTRVDGRRTHDRLLAAAEAIFAEHGTDASLREISRRAGVGIATFYRHFPTREVLLEALVGQSFARLSARGAELLTAPDPAAAFADWIRTLAVALVRYDGLPNSVAAALHDPGSTLHRSCVEFRSATTELLRRAQQHGAVRADLTSDELLAAVNGMAWAARLHPDAPLDRFVKILLHGTSVHAATEADGIGP; from the coding sequence ATGAACGAGCCGACCAGAGTGGATGGACGGCGGACTCACGACCGACTGCTGGCCGCGGCCGAGGCGATCTTCGCCGAGCACGGGACCGACGCGTCCCTGCGCGAGATCTCCCGCCGGGCCGGGGTCGGCATCGCGACCTTCTACCGGCACTTCCCCACTCGTGAGGTGCTGCTGGAAGCGCTCGTGGGTCAGTCTTTCGCCCGGCTGTCCGCTCGTGGCGCGGAACTGCTCACCGCGCCCGACCCGGCGGCGGCCTTCGCCGACTGGATACGCACACTCGCCGTCGCGCTGGTCCGTTATGACGGCCTGCCCAACTCGGTCGCCGCGGCGCTCCATGATCCCGGCTCGACGTTGCACCGATCGTGCGTGGAGTTCCGCTCGGCGACCACCGAACTGCTGCGGCGAGCCCAACAGCACGGGGCGGTACGTGCCGACCTGACCTCCGACGAACTCCTGGCCGCGGTCAACGGAATGGCCTGGGCGGCCCGGCTGCACCCGGATGCGCCCCTGGACCGATTCGTGAAGATCCTGCTGCACGGCACGAGCGTTCACGCCGCCACCGAGGCCGACGGCATCGGACCGTAG
- a CDS encoding FAD-dependent oxidoreductase → MSVDVVVVGGGGVGSATAWQLARRGRSVVLLEQFASGHTKGASHGASRIFRLSYPDRVHIDLAREARDLWRELEATTGTDLLTITGGVDHGNSPLLDALADGLAAAGVSRYWLTPNEAADRWPGIRFDTRALFHPDSGRLHADRSVAALQSAASAAGALIRHETPVTSIEVLGEDAVLVHTDSGTHRARRVVAAVNGWAAKLVGKLAPLPPLRITQEQPAHFAAARPGDTWPSFGHVIGGEYGGIYGLATPGEGIKVGFHGVGPEVDPDHRDYAPEPVQLAALREYARTWLPGVDPDAFTSISCTYTTTPDANFVLDRAGPVVVATGFSGHGFKFLPALGRVLADLALDADRPDPRFAFVR, encoded by the coding sequence ATGAGCGTCGATGTCGTGGTGGTCGGGGGCGGTGGGGTCGGCTCGGCCACAGCCTGGCAGCTGGCCCGCCGGGGCCGGTCGGTGGTGCTGCTCGAGCAGTTCGCCTCCGGCCATACGAAGGGCGCGTCGCATGGCGCGTCCCGCATCTTCCGCCTCTCCTATCCCGACCGGGTCCATATCGACCTGGCGCGTGAGGCCCGCGACCTCTGGCGTGAGCTGGAGGCGACCACCGGCACCGATTTGCTGACGATCACCGGCGGTGTCGACCACGGAAACAGCCCGCTGCTGGACGCCCTCGCCGACGGGCTGGCCGCGGCCGGGGTTTCCCGGTACTGGCTGACGCCGAACGAAGCGGCCGACCGCTGGCCGGGGATCCGCTTCGACACGCGCGCGCTGTTCCATCCGGACAGCGGTCGTCTGCACGCCGACCGATCGGTCGCGGCCCTTCAGTCCGCGGCCTCGGCGGCCGGAGCTCTGATCCGGCACGAGACCCCGGTGACGTCGATCGAGGTGCTGGGTGAGGACGCCGTCCTGGTGCACACCGACAGCGGCACCCACCGGGCCCGCCGCGTCGTGGCCGCGGTGAACGGCTGGGCGGCCAAGCTCGTCGGGAAGTTGGCGCCGCTACCACCGCTGCGCATCACCCAGGAGCAGCCGGCCCATTTCGCCGCCGCGCGGCCCGGGGACACGTGGCCGAGCTTCGGGCACGTCATCGGGGGCGAATACGGTGGGATCTACGGGCTCGCGACGCCGGGCGAGGGCATCAAGGTCGGATTCCACGGCGTCGGGCCGGAGGTCGACCCCGACCACCGCGACTACGCCCCCGAGCCGGTCCAGCTGGCGGCTCTGCGGGAGTACGCCCGCACCTGGCTGCCCGGAGTCGACCCGGACGCCTTCACATCGATCAGCTGCACGTACACCACGACACCGGACGCCAACTTCGTCCTGGACCGGGCCGGCCCGGTGGTGGTGGCCACGGGCTTCTCCGGCCATGGATTCAAATTCCTGCCTGCGCTCGGCCGCGTGCTGGCCGATCTCGCTCTCGACGCCGACCGCCCCGACCCGCGCTTCGCTTTCGTCCGCTGA
- a CDS encoding ABC transporter permease: MTVTLAVRTSAAAPARAAALALLRRTGSAVLVVWGAITLTFVALHSIPGDIVDAVLGTTQVTPAIRARIVSDYALDQPLTTQYAGYLGRLLHGDLGRSYSQGMPVSTLIGQQASSTFVLMLAAILFALVLAIVVAVATANRPRWLRGPAVTAEVVSLAVPSFWLGILLLTVFSFQLHWFPAIGASGLDGLVLPAISLGLAPAAMLSQVLRQGLERVLDEPFIVTARARGLRPAVVLVRHALRHAILPVVTLTGWLFGAFVSGAVVVENVFSRQGLGRLTTSAIGQRDFPTVSAIVLVAAVVYIVVNLLVDVLYPLIDPRLREPGAVER, from the coding sequence GTGACCGTCACCCTCGCGGTCCGCACGAGCGCCGCCGCTCCCGCCCGCGCGGCGGCGCTCGCGCTGCTGCGCCGTACCGGCTCGGCGGTTCTCGTGGTCTGGGGCGCGATCACGCTGACGTTCGTCGCGCTGCACTCCATCCCGGGCGACATCGTGGACGCCGTCCTCGGGACGACCCAGGTGACGCCGGCGATCCGGGCCCGGATCGTGTCGGACTACGCGTTGGACCAGCCGCTGACCACCCAGTACGCCGGCTACCTGGGGCGGTTGCTCCACGGCGATCTCGGCCGCTCCTACAGCCAGGGGATGCCGGTCTCCACGCTGATCGGGCAGCAGGCCTCCTCGACGTTCGTCCTGATGCTGGCCGCGATCCTCTTCGCGCTGGTGCTGGCAATCGTGGTCGCGGTCGCCACGGCCAATCGTCCGCGGTGGCTCCGCGGTCCGGCGGTCACCGCCGAGGTGGTGAGCCTCGCGGTGCCCTCGTTCTGGCTCGGCATCCTGCTGCTCACCGTGTTCTCGTTCCAGTTGCACTGGTTCCCGGCGATCGGCGCGAGCGGCCTCGACGGCCTGGTGCTGCCGGCGATCTCGCTGGGCCTCGCGCCGGCGGCGATGCTCAGCCAGGTGCTGCGGCAAGGCTTGGAGCGGGTACTGGACGAGCCGTTCATCGTCACCGCCCGGGCACGTGGCCTGCGGCCCGCGGTGGTGCTGGTGCGGCACGCGTTGCGCCACGCGATCCTGCCGGTCGTGACGCTGACCGGCTGGTTGTTCGGCGCGTTCGTCAGCGGTGCGGTGGTGGTCGAGAACGTCTTCTCCCGGCAAGGGCTCGGCCGGCTGACGACGTCCGCGATCGGCCAGCGCGACTTCCCGACGGTCTCCGCGATCGTGCTGGTCGCGGCCGTCGTCTACATCGTCGTCAACCTCCTCGTCGACGTTCTGTATCCGCTGATCGACCCGCGGCTGCGCGAGCCCGGGGCGGTGGAGCGGTGA
- a CDS encoding ABC transporter substrate-binding protein yields the protein MPTPRVPLRRRAVGAAVAVSVLAVSACSGGDGTSSSSDPGKPVSGGSLTFATNTDGACLDPHQSPADVDGLYARPILDSLVSLSADGTIHPWLATEWAVSPDQLTYSFTLRSDVTFSNGEKFDGAAVKANLDHIVDPATKSQLAAGTIATYAGTTVTDPTHVRVKFKSPNSAFLPTLASAYLGIEAPSTLKKPAADLCTHIVGSGPFTSSGGYVKGKGIEYAKNPDYRWGPGTAKHTGAAYLDTLSIKVVPEDASRFGALTSGQLDAIASVPPVNVKQLESTPGFQVQTAAAPGGNYNYYPNTAKGVFADIKVRKAFLTGIDWQTIVSKLYFGQFPPAKGPLSPATVGYDKTIESAYSYDADAAKKLLDEAGWTGRDSAGYRTRNGTRLVVDHPFLKTFAREQRDTLSDQIQAAAKQLGIEVRSPNPDVNAYLKDVGEGKYDLADFSWQRSSPDALRTLFGSENRPQGGFGTNLSQLNDPQVDKAFRDALATTDLSKQAELYGDAQRRVTDAVAVFPVYVFNYLLGSSTRVQGIQFEPQAFPTFYDAWKRA from the coding sequence ATGCCTACGCCACGCGTCCCCCTGCGCCGCAGAGCCGTCGGCGCCGCCGTCGCCGTGTCGGTCCTCGCCGTCTCGGCCTGCTCGGGCGGCGACGGCACCTCGTCCTCGTCCGATCCAGGGAAGCCGGTCAGCGGTGGTTCCCTCACCTTCGCGACCAACACCGACGGCGCCTGCCTGGACCCGCACCAGAGCCCGGCCGACGTGGACGGACTGTACGCGCGTCCCATTCTGGACTCGCTCGTGTCGCTGAGCGCCGACGGCACGATCCACCCGTGGCTGGCCACCGAATGGGCGGTCTCGCCGGACCAGCTGACGTACTCCTTCACGCTACGGAGCGACGTCACGTTCAGTAACGGCGAGAAGTTCGACGGCGCCGCAGTGAAGGCGAACCTCGACCACATCGTCGATCCGGCCACGAAGTCCCAGCTGGCCGCGGGCACGATCGCCACCTATGCCGGAACGACGGTGACCGACCCCACCCACGTCAGGGTGAAGTTCAAGTCGCCGAACTCCGCTTTCCTGCCGACGCTCGCCTCGGCCTACCTGGGCATCGAGGCCCCGTCGACGCTGAAGAAGCCGGCCGCGGACCTCTGCACGCACATCGTCGGCTCCGGCCCTTTCACCAGCAGTGGCGGTTACGTCAAGGGCAAGGGCATCGAATACGCCAAGAACCCGGATTACCGCTGGGGTCCGGGCACCGCCAAGCACACCGGCGCGGCCTATCTGGACACGCTGTCGATCAAGGTCGTCCCCGAGGACGCGTCCCGATTCGGCGCTCTGACCAGCGGCCAGCTCGACGCGATCGCCAGCGTCCCGCCGGTCAACGTCAAGCAGCTCGAGAGCACGCCAGGATTCCAGGTGCAGACCGCCGCCGCTCCGGGCGGCAACTACAACTACTACCCCAACACGGCCAAGGGTGTCTTCGCCGACATCAAGGTCCGGAAGGCGTTCCTGACCGGCATCGACTGGCAGACGATCGTCAGCAAGCTGTACTTCGGGCAGTTCCCGCCGGCCAAGGGCCCACTGTCACCGGCCACGGTCGGCTACGACAAGACGATCGAGAGCGCGTACTCCTACGACGCCGACGCAGCGAAGAAACTGCTCGACGAGGCCGGTTGGACGGGACGCGACAGCGCCGGGTACCGCACCAGGAACGGCACCCGGCTGGTCGTCGACCACCCGTTCCTGAAGACGTTCGCCCGGGAGCAGCGCGACACGCTCTCCGACCAGATCCAGGCGGCCGCCAAGCAGCTCGGCATCGAGGTCAGGAGCCCGAACCCCGACGTCAACGCGTACCTCAAGGACGTCGGCGAAGGGAAGTACGACCTCGCGGACTTCAGTTGGCAGCGGTCCTCACCGGACGCGCTCCGGACGCTGTTCGGGTCGGAGAACCGCCCGCAGGGCGGGTTCGGCACGAACCTGTCGCAGCTGAACGACCCCCAGGTCGACAAGGCCTTCCGGGATGCGCTCGCGACGACCGACCTCTCGAAGCAGGCCGAGCTCTACGGCGACGCGCAGCGAAGGGTCACCGACGCGGTCGCGGTCTTCCCGGTGTACGTCTTCAACTACCTACTCGGGTCGAGCACCCGGGTGCAGGGGATCCAGTTCGAGCCGCAGGCCTTCCCGACCTTCTACGACGCCTGGAAGCGGGCGTGA
- a CDS encoding enoyl-CoA hydratase/isomerase family protein, whose translation MPRELDEWHAQVGGYVPRPQLDDYARKYADYFAMQRRDGILELRMHTGGGPARFDFAVHNAWAQAWQEIGNDPDNEVLILTGTGDQWLGTPESTAADPADSAKPLLNGERPIGFGYEHTYYDATKLVENFVFAIDIPTIAAINGPSLAHTEFALLCDITLATETATIVDPHLLVGAAPGDGQQLTLQELIGTKRAAYHLYTGKPIGARQALELGLVNEIVAGDQLLPRAWELAEGVMRAPRTARRLTHAIAQRPWKRRLVQDLGFGLAHQLYGMHADRLA comes from the coding sequence GTGCCCAGAGAACTCGATGAATGGCACGCCCAGGTCGGCGGTTACGTCCCGCGACCGCAGCTGGACGACTACGCCCGCAAGTACGCCGACTACTTCGCGATGCAACGCCGCGACGGGATCCTCGAGCTGCGGATGCATACCGGAGGGGGCCCGGCCCGGTTCGACTTCGCGGTGCACAACGCGTGGGCGCAGGCCTGGCAGGAGATCGGCAACGACCCGGACAACGAGGTGCTGATCCTCACCGGCACCGGGGACCAGTGGCTCGGCACGCCCGAATCAACCGCGGCCGACCCCGCGGACTCGGCGAAGCCGCTCCTGAACGGTGAGCGTCCGATCGGCTTCGGCTACGAGCACACCTACTACGACGCCACCAAATTAGTGGAGAACTTCGTCTTCGCGATCGACATCCCGACGATCGCCGCGATCAACGGACCCAGTCTCGCGCACACCGAGTTCGCGTTGCTCTGCGACATCACGCTGGCCACTGAGACGGCGACCATCGTCGATCCGCACCTGCTGGTCGGCGCCGCACCCGGAGATGGGCAGCAACTCACACTGCAGGAGCTGATCGGGACCAAGCGGGCCGCCTATCACCTTTACACCGGCAAACCCATCGGCGCCCGCCAGGCGCTCGAACTCGGCCTGGTCAACGAGATCGTGGCCGGCGACCAGCTGCTGCCCAGGGCGTGGGAACTGGCCGAGGGCGTCATGCGCGCACCCCGGACGGCCCGCCGGCTGACCCACGCCATCGCCCAGCGGCCCTGGAAGCGCCGCCTGGTCCAGGACCTCGGCTTCGGCCTGGCCCATCAGTTGTACGGCATGCACGCCGACCGACTGGCGTAG
- a CDS encoding MFS transporter, which yields MGSRRSLLACCAGAGFATLLDQAVVNYAVPSLGTGLDAPVSGVQWFLSVYSLTFGLGLVPGGRLGDALGRRPLFVLGLAVFMAGALASAAAPGIWWAVAARAGQGLGAGLISAQVLGVIQDHFTGLPRIRALAAYSAAGAAAAVVGPLGAGLILAVAPQGAGWRLLLALNLPFTLATLLLTLRSVPRQPRTGRRVHLDLPAILLVGGLVLLVTTPVIDPGIEGPELWTIVALCGLLAVGTGLWEYRYAARGRTPLFVPALMTSRGFVVGNMVALLWFGGLVSFSTALTIYLLQGVGWSPLAVAAVLIPSALARIAASSVSSQIYARFGGHTLPLALTIQAAGLLLLAGASTAWNGGAFVAAVVGLELVIGLASAVLEPPLRAITLGFAPPIHHGVAAAFLQLTQRLSATFCVALVTGTMLATDLRTVTAGGLRRGFLICFALLAAASVLSFSRALIRTSPPLVAVSR from the coding sequence GTGGGGAGCCGGCGCAGCCTGCTCGCCTGCTGCGCCGGCGCCGGGTTCGCCACGCTGCTGGATCAGGCGGTCGTCAACTACGCGGTCCCCTCGCTCGGCACCGGGCTGGATGCGCCGGTCAGCGGTGTGCAATGGTTCCTCTCCGTCTACTCGCTGACGTTCGGGCTGGGCCTGGTGCCCGGTGGTCGGCTCGGTGACGCGCTGGGCCGCCGCCCCCTGTTCGTCCTCGGGCTGGCGGTGTTCATGGCCGGTGCGCTGGCCTCGGCGGCCGCGCCGGGCATCTGGTGGGCGGTGGCCGCCCGGGCCGGGCAGGGGCTGGGCGCGGGCCTGATCAGCGCGCAGGTGCTGGGCGTCATCCAGGACCACTTCACCGGCCTGCCGCGGATCCGCGCGCTGGCGGCCTACAGTGCCGCCGGAGCGGCCGCAGCGGTGGTCGGGCCATTGGGTGCCGGCCTGATCCTGGCCGTGGCCCCGCAGGGCGCGGGCTGGCGGCTGCTGCTGGCGCTGAACCTGCCGTTCACGCTGGCGACCTTGCTGCTCACGCTGCGCTCGGTGCCGCGGCAACCGCGCACCGGGCGGCGGGTGCACCTCGATCTGCCGGCGATTCTCCTGGTCGGAGGGCTCGTCCTGCTGGTGACGACGCCGGTCATCGACCCCGGCATCGAAGGCCCCGAATTGTGGACCATCGTTGCTCTCTGCGGCTTGTTGGCGGTCGGCACCGGCCTCTGGGAGTACCGGTACGCGGCGCGCGGGCGGACGCCGCTGTTCGTTCCCGCGCTGATGACGTCCCGCGGGTTCGTGGTCGGCAACATGGTCGCGCTGCTGTGGTTCGGCGGCCTGGTGTCGTTCTCCACCGCGCTGACGATCTACCTGCTGCAGGGCGTCGGCTGGAGTCCGTTGGCGGTGGCGGCAGTCCTGATCCCGAGTGCACTGGCGCGGATTGCCGCCTCCTCGGTCAGCTCACAGATCTATGCCCGGTTCGGCGGGCACACCCTCCCGCTTGCGCTGACGATCCAAGCCGCTGGCCTGCTCCTCCTGGCCGGAGCCAGCACGGCGTGGAACGGTGGGGCATTCGTCGCCGCGGTCGTCGGCCTCGAACTGGTGATCGGGTTGGCGTCGGCGGTACTCGAGCCCCCGTTGCGAGCGATCACCCTCGGCTTCGCGCCGCCGATCCACCACGGCGTCGCGGCCGCCTTTCTCCAGCTGACCCAACGGCTCTCCGCGACCTTCTGCGTGGCCCTGGTGACCGGGACGATGCTCGCCACCGATCTGCGCACCGTGACCGCCGGCGGCCTGCGGCGCGGGTTTCTGATCTGCTTCGCGCTGCTCGCCGCCGCGAGCGTCCTGTCGTTCAGCCGCGCATTGATCCGAACGTCCCCACCACTCGTGGCGGTTTCCCGGTAG
- a CDS encoding ABC transporter permease: protein MKRPGTVLSVVFLGGLVLAAIWPHLFSSTDPNAADIQQTLAPPSGQHWFGTDQNGRDLYARVITGARLSLLLGVAASALALVAGTLIGVLAAQGGRAANAVVNRLLDILLSIPGLLLVFLVIAVLGAGTGQTILGVALVTTPGYARVVRGEVIRLRGAVHLEAARTLGWSRPQVVLRHLVPNALGPVLVLATIGVGTAISIGSALSFLGLGPQAPTAEWGAMLSSSRDYFTVAWWPAIFPGLAITASVLAITVAGQSLQLRLEGRAPR from the coding sequence GTGAAGCGGCCCGGAACCGTGCTGAGCGTCGTGTTTCTCGGTGGGCTGGTCCTGGCGGCGATCTGGCCCCACCTGTTCAGCTCGACCGACCCGAACGCCGCCGACATCCAGCAGACGCTCGCCCCGCCGAGCGGGCAGCACTGGTTCGGCACCGATCAGAACGGCCGGGACCTCTACGCCCGGGTGATCACCGGCGCCCGTCTGTCGCTGCTGCTCGGCGTGGCCGCCTCAGCCCTCGCGCTGGTCGCGGGCACGCTCATCGGGGTGCTCGCCGCGCAGGGCGGCCGCGCCGCCAACGCGGTCGTGAACCGGCTGCTCGACATCCTGCTGTCGATCCCCGGCCTGCTGCTGGTGTTCCTGGTCATCGCCGTTCTCGGCGCCGGCACGGGCCAGACGATCCTCGGCGTCGCATTGGTCACCACACCCGGGTACGCCCGGGTCGTCCGCGGCGAGGTGATCCGCCTCCGCGGCGCCGTCCATCTCGAGGCGGCCCGGACGCTCGGCTGGTCCCGTCCTCAGGTCGTGCTCCGGCACCTGGTCCCGAACGCACTGGGGCCGGTGCTGGTCCTGGCGACGATCGGCGTCGGTACGGCGATCAGCATCGGCTCCGCGCTGAGCTTCCTCGGCCTCGGTCCGCAGGCGCCGACCGCCGAATGGGGCGCGATGCTCTCCAGCAGCCGCGACTACTTCACGGTCGCGTGGTGGCCGGCGATCTTCCCGGGCCTGGCGATCACCGCGTCGGTCCTGGCGATCACGGTCGCCGGGCAGTCCCTGCAACTGCGGCTCGAGGGACGGGCTCCGCGATGA
- a CDS encoding dipeptide ABC transporter ATP-binding protein: MIEVEDLHVRFGAVHAVRGVSFTIDAGQSVAIVGESGSGKSVTARSLIGLAGRGATMRAERLRIDGTDARRLPEGKWRRIRGRRVGFVLQDALVSLDAARTVGAEIGEALRTHGTVARSAVGERVVELLREVGVPEPEARAGQYPHQLSGGLRQRALIASAIAADPALLIADEPTTALDVTVQAQILQLLAQRRAAGTALLLISHDLAVVLSVADRVLVMKDGVFVEQGPTRQVLEDPQHPYTKTLLAAVPVAHARGTRLSPTAGLNVAQPRPKIGTDVVLAARGLRKTFRLPGRQVLTAVDDVSFELRPGETLGIVGESGSGKTTAARLLLDLETPDAGSVEIDGARWSDLDARAHRNLRRRIQVVYQDPLSSFDPRYPVHRIIAEPLVVAGADRAARRQRVRELLDHVGLDPDVLGRRPAQLSGGQRQRVAIARALAPRPQVLVCDEPVSALDVSIQAQVLDLLADLQAEFGLSYVFISHHLGVIYHVSDRVLVMKDGRIVESGDVDRIFHHPEHAYTKTLLASVPTLDGLSVRPRSSSEVAG, encoded by the coding sequence ATGATCGAGGTCGAGGACCTGCACGTCCGGTTCGGCGCGGTCCACGCCGTCCGCGGGGTGAGCTTCACGATCGACGCCGGACAGAGCGTCGCGATCGTCGGCGAATCGGGCTCGGGCAAGAGCGTCACCGCGCGCAGCCTGATCGGCCTGGCCGGCCGGGGAGCGACGATGCGTGCGGAGCGTCTGCGGATCGACGGGACCGACGCGCGCCGGCTACCCGAGGGCAAGTGGCGGCGGATCCGCGGACGGCGGGTCGGGTTCGTCCTGCAGGACGCGCTGGTCTCGCTCGACGCGGCCCGCACGGTGGGCGCGGAGATCGGCGAGGCGCTGCGGACGCACGGGACCGTGGCCCGTTCGGCGGTCGGCGAGCGGGTGGTCGAACTGCTCCGCGAGGTCGGCGTTCCGGAGCCGGAGGCGCGGGCCGGTCAGTACCCGCACCAGCTCTCCGGCGGCCTTCGACAGCGTGCTTTGATCGCGTCGGCGATCGCCGCCGACCCGGCGCTGTTGATCGCCGACGAGCCGACCACGGCGTTGGACGTCACCGTGCAGGCGCAGATCCTCCAACTGCTGGCTCAGCGCCGGGCCGCCGGCACCGCGCTGTTGCTGATCAGCCACGACCTGGCCGTGGTCTTGAGCGTCGCTGACCGCGTCCTGGTGATGAAGGACGGCGTGTTCGTCGAGCAGGGCCCGACCCGGCAGGTGCTCGAGGACCCGCAGCACCCGTACACGAAGACGCTGCTCGCCGCCGTGCCGGTCGCCCACGCCCGAGGTACCCGGCTGTCCCCGACGGCCGGGCTGAACGTCGCGCAGCCGCGTCCGAAGATCGGGACGGACGTCGTACTGGCCGCCCGCGGGCTCCGGAAAACGTTCCGCCTGCCCGGTCGCCAGGTCCTCACCGCGGTCGACGACGTGTCGTTCGAGCTGCGCCCGGGTGAGACGCTCGGCATCGTCGGCGAGTCCGGCTCGGGCAAGACGACGGCGGCGCGGCTACTGCTGGACCTGGAGACACCCGACGCTGGGTCGGTCGAGATCGACGGAGCGCGCTGGAGCGATCTCGACGCCCGCGCGCACCGGAACCTGCGCCGCCGGATCCAGGTCGTCTACCAGGATCCGCTCAGCTCGTTCGACCCCCGCTACCCGGTGCACCGGATCATCGCCGAACCGCTGGTCGTGGCCGGAGCCGACCGTGCGGCCCGGCGGCAGCGCGTGCGGGAACTGCTCGACCACGTCGGACTCGACCCGGATGTGCTCGGCCGGCGGCCCGCCCAGCTCTCCGGCGGCCAGCGGCAGCGAGTCGCGATCGCCCGGGCGCTCGCGCCCCGGCCGCAGGTTCTCGTCTGCGACGAGCCGGTGTCCGCGCTGGACGTGTCGATCCAGGCCCAGGTGCTCGATCTGCTCGCCGATCTGCAGGCCGAGTTCGGCCTCTCGTACGTCTTCATCTCCCACCATCTCGGCGTGATCTACCACGTCAGCGACCGGGTGCTGGTGATGAAGGACGGGCGGATCGTGGAGTCCGGCGACGTGGACCGGATCTTCCACCACCCCGAGCACGCGTACACCAAGACGCTGCTCGCGTCGGTGCCCACGCTGGACGGACTGTCCGTCCGTCCCCGCTCTTCGTCGGAGGTGGCCGGATGA